A genomic region of Trichothermofontia sichuanensis B231 contains the following coding sequences:
- the queG gene encoding tRNA epoxyqueuosine(34) reductase QueG, protein MPAFPTADQVKQQARAIGFHKVGIAAIEPELGRSTLQQWLQQGYHANMAWMANPRRQDIRQLLPDVQAVICVALNYYTRIPHSDDPTHAKISRYGWGRDYHRIVHRRLKALATWLMAQSPDIRAIYYADTGPIQDKVWAQQAGLGWIAKNSNLITREYGSWVFLGEVLTNLPLSPDRPHTQHCGTCTRCLDACPTGAIAAPFVVDANRCIAYHTIENRAETLPDAIAANLGGWVAGCDICQDVCPWNQRFAQETDVADFRPYPWHVAPSLAELATLSEAEWERRLPASALRRIKPAMWRRNAQANMPQQP, encoded by the coding sequence ATGCCCGCTTTTCCCACCGCCGATCAGGTGAAACAACAGGCCCGCGCGATCGGCTTTCACAAAGTGGGCATTGCCGCGATCGAGCCAGAACTGGGACGATCAACGTTACAGCAGTGGCTACAGCAGGGCTACCACGCCAATATGGCCTGGATGGCCAATCCCCGGCGTCAGGATATCCGGCAGCTTTTACCTGACGTGCAGGCGGTCATCTGTGTCGCCCTGAACTATTACACTCGCATCCCCCATTCTGACGATCCGACCCATGCCAAGATTTCACGCTACGGCTGGGGGCGCGATTACCACCGGATTGTGCACCGCCGTCTCAAGGCATTGGCCACCTGGTTAATGGCCCAATCTCCAGATATTCGGGCGATTTACTACGCGGATACGGGACCGATCCAGGATAAGGTATGGGCGCAGCAGGCCGGGTTAGGGTGGATTGCCAAAAATAGCAATTTGATTACCCGCGAGTATGGTTCTTGGGTCTTTCTGGGGGAAGTCTTGACCAATCTGCCCCTGTCACCCGATCGCCCCCATACCCAACACTGCGGCACCTGCACCCGTTGTCTGGATGCCTGCCCCACCGGGGCGATCGCGGCTCCCTTCGTCGTCGATGCCAATCGCTGTATTGCCTATCACACGATTGAAAATCGGGCGGAAACCCTACCAGATGCGATCGCAGCCAATCTGGGGGGCTGGGTAGCAGGCTGTGATATTTGCCAGGATGTCTGCCCCTGGAATCAACGCTTTGCCCAGGAGACGGATGTGGCCGATTTTCGGCCCTACCCGTGGCATGTCGCCCCTTCCCTAGCTGAACTGGCCACCCTCTCGGAAGCGGAATGGGAGCGGCGGTTACCGGCATCAGCCCTGCGGCGAATTAAACCGGCCATGTGGCGGCGGAATGCCCAGGCGAATATGCCGCAGCAACCTTGA
- a CDS encoding serine/threonine-protein kinase, protein MLPPLAAGTTLQNRYRLLGLLGQGGFGRTYLAEDLGRFNERCVLKEYIPIQAGPLALQKSQELFQREAQILYQIQHPQIPQFRATFEHDQRLFLVQDYAAGKTYRTLLNERRHTQPTPPAQGYFTDADIIQLLHDLLPVLSYLHQQGIIHRDISPDNIIQREPDHLPVLIDFGAVKEVATRFQAGAMNTPATTVGKPGYAPSEQMQTGQAYPSSDLYALAVTAIVLMTGREPGELFDAVNLVWHWTQWVPAVHPGLVAILNRMLSQRPGDRYPSAAAVLQDLQTLSPNAPPVPSVPPPPDLSQVKTVAVAYPQGKPVINPATAYGTSPPESSNHASFWDDPWAVGLLGLVLVVLTGIGSWAVVTYVMERQSVSVSPSPTPSPTVSAPPAAPSPSPAPPSPSPQPSEFSERITLKPGEAFSREGQLQAGQTLTLQFSATQGQQLRAILDSEGILMTVLRPDQQPIADRAERVTAWEGELTDTGDYAVQLRPIAGLAKGGYRLELLLTGNSPPEPSPSPSPTPTESPSPEPEPTFNTQVLDIPADVPEVNVSGQTSPQQIKRFIVKVEAGQVLSAVVLSGQAATMDIRYPDGQLVEDATKVLSWQGQVPQTGTYQIDVVAPEPTDFTIAVGVRNPG, encoded by the coding sequence ATGTTACCCCCCCTTGCTGCTGGCACCACTCTCCAGAACCGCTATCGCCTGCTGGGGCTGTTGGGCCAGGGTGGGTTTGGACGAACCTACCTGGCGGAGGATTTGGGCCGTTTTAACGAGCGCTGTGTCCTGAAGGAATATATCCCGATTCAGGCGGGTCCCTTAGCATTGCAAAAATCCCAGGAATTGTTTCAGCGGGAAGCCCAAATTCTCTATCAGATTCAGCACCCGCAAATCCCCCAGTTCCGGGCTACCTTTGAGCATGATCAACGCCTGTTCCTGGTCCAGGACTACGCGGCGGGCAAAACCTACCGCACCTTGCTCAACGAGCGCCGCCATACCCAGCCTACACCTCCAGCTCAGGGTTACTTTACGGATGCCGATATCATCCAATTGCTGCATGATTTGCTGCCCGTGCTGAGTTATCTGCACCAACAGGGCATTATCCACCGCGACATTTCCCCTGATAACATCATTCAGCGCGAGCCGGATCACCTGCCCGTGCTGATTGACTTCGGCGCTGTTAAAGAAGTCGCAACGCGCTTCCAAGCGGGGGCGATGAATACACCTGCTACCACCGTCGGGAAGCCGGGGTATGCCCCCAGTGAACAAATGCAAACCGGCCAAGCCTATCCCAGTAGCGATCTCTATGCCCTGGCGGTGACCGCGATCGTCCTCATGACCGGACGAGAGCCGGGGGAATTGTTTGATGCGGTGAATCTGGTCTGGCACTGGACCCAGTGGGTACCGGCAGTCCATCCAGGGTTAGTCGCGATTTTGAATCGGATGCTGAGCCAGCGACCGGGCGATCGCTATCCCAGCGCTGCTGCCGTGCTGCAGGATCTGCAAACCCTCAGCCCCAATGCACCGCCGGTGCCTTCTGTGCCCCCCCCGCCCGATCTCTCCCAGGTCAAAACCGTGGCGGTGGCCTATCCCCAGGGTAAACCCGTGATCAATCCGGCGACGGCCTATGGGACCTCCCCCCCTGAGTCGAGTAACCATGCCTCCTTTTGGGATGACCCCTGGGCGGTGGGGTTGCTAGGGCTGGTGTTGGTGGTTCTGACGGGGATTGGCTCCTGGGCTGTGGTGACCTATGTGATGGAGCGACAGTCAGTGTCGGTTTCTCCTAGCCCCACGCCTAGTCCGACGGTGAGTGCTCCCCCGGCGGCACCCAGTCCCTCGCCGGCACCCCCCAGCCCGTCACCTCAACCTAGCGAATTCAGCGAGCGGATTACCCTCAAACCGGGGGAAGCGTTTTCCCGTGAGGGCCAACTCCAGGCTGGTCAAACCCTTACCCTCCAGTTTTCGGCGACGCAGGGCCAACAATTGCGGGCCATCTTGGATAGTGAAGGCATTTTGATGACGGTCTTGAGGCCAGATCAACAGCCGATCGCGGATCGGGCAGAACGGGTGACGGCTTGGGAAGGGGAATTAACCGATACCGGGGACTATGCCGTCCAGTTGCGTCCGATCGCGGGCCTTGCCAAGGGTGGCTATCGCCTGGAACTCCTGCTGACGGGGAACAGTCCCCCGGAACCCAGCCCCAGCCCCAGCCCTACCCCCACCGAGTCCCCTTCGCCAGAACCGGAACCGACGTTCAATACCCAGGTGTTGGACATTCCAGCGGATGTACCAGAGGTGAACGTCAGCGGCCAAACCAGTCCTCAACAGATCAAGCGGTTTATTGTGAAGGTGGAAGCCGGCCAAGTTCTCTCGGCAGTGGTCCTATCGGGACAGGCAGCAACGATGGATATTCGTTACCCGGATGGCCAGTTGGTCGAAGATGCGACTAAGGTCCTGAGCTGGCAGGGGCAGGTCCCCCAGACGGGCACTTACCAAATTGATGTGGTCGCGCCGGAGCCAACGGACTTTACGATCGCGGTGGGGGTGCGCAATCCGGGCTAA
- a CDS encoding NDP-sugar synthase yields the protein MKAMILAAGKGTRVRPITYTIPKPMIPILQKPVMEFLLELLRSHGFDQIMVNVSHLAYEIENYFRDGQRFGVQIAYSFEGRIVDGELVGEALGSAGGMRRIQDFSPFFDDTFVVLCGDALIDLDLTAAVKWHKEKGAIATVVMKSVPREEVSSYGVVVTDDKGRIQAFQEKPAVEAALSTNINTGIYIFEPEVLDYIPSGQVYDIGGDLFPHLVEIGAPFYGISMDFQWVDIGKVPDYWRAIRGVLMGEIRNVAIPGQQVAPGVYTGLNVAANWDKIDIQGPVYIGGMTRIEDGAKIIGPTMIGPNCYVCSGAVVDNSVIFEYSRLGPGVRLVDKLVFGRYCVDKTGAAIDVQAAALNWLITDSRQPPLETHPSESRAIAELLQESPPSY from the coding sequence ATGAAAGCCATGATTCTGGCAGCGGGAAAGGGAACACGGGTCCGTCCGATTACCTATACCATCCCCAAACCCATGATTCCCATCCTGCAAAAACCCGTAATGGAGTTCTTGCTGGAGTTACTGCGCAGCCACGGGTTTGATCAGATCATGGTTAACGTCAGCCACCTCGCCTACGAAATTGAAAACTATTTTCGTGATGGTCAGCGCTTTGGGGTCCAAATTGCCTACTCCTTTGAGGGGCGGATTGTTGATGGCGAACTGGTAGGAGAAGCCCTCGGCTCAGCCGGGGGGATGCGCCGGATTCAAGACTTCTCCCCTTTTTTTGATGACACCTTTGTGGTGCTATGCGGTGATGCCCTGATTGATCTGGACTTAACTGCTGCCGTCAAGTGGCATAAGGAAAAGGGCGCGATCGCAACGGTTGTGATGAAATCGGTCCCGCGTGAGGAAGTCTCCAGCTATGGGGTTGTTGTCACCGACGACAAGGGTCGAATTCAAGCTTTCCAGGAAAAGCCAGCCGTTGAAGCGGCCCTAAGTACGAATATCAATACCGGGATTTACATTTTCGAGCCAGAAGTGCTGGACTATATCCCCTCTGGCCAAGTCTATGATATCGGGGGGGATTTATTCCCCCACCTGGTTGAAATCGGTGCCCCCTTCTATGGCATTTCAATGGATTTCCAATGGGTGGATATTGGGAAAGTGCCAGACTACTGGCGAGCCATCCGTGGGGTACTCATGGGCGAAATTCGCAATGTCGCCATTCCCGGTCAACAGGTAGCCCCCGGTGTGTATACCGGTCTGAATGTGGCGGCTAATTGGGACAAAATTGATATTCAGGGACCCGTCTATATCGGTGGCATGACTCGCATTGAAGATGGGGCGAAAATTATTGGCCCTACGATGATTGGTCCCAATTGTTATGTTTGTAGTGGGGCGGTTGTCGATAACAGTGTCATTTTTGAGTATTCTCGCCTAGGGCCAGGGGTTCGTCTGGTGGATAAGCTGGTGTTTGGCCGCTATTGCGTGGATAAAACCGGTGCCGCGATCGATGTCCAGGCGGCGGCGCTCAACTGGCTGATCACTGATAGCCGCCAACCTCCCCTGGAAACCCATCCCTCCGAAAGTCGGGCGATCGCCGAACTCCTGCAAGAGTCTCCCCCAAGCTACTGA
- a CDS encoding heavy metal-responsive transcriptional regulator produces MFQVGEVSRRLGLNPQTLYFYERIGLIPSPQRTPAGYRLYSQADLERLAFIAHTKALGLSLDDIKELLMLQAGQQLSCRDVHDRLLKKVQHIDDTIAKLQTLREKLIPLLEQCQQGFEKDQTGAQCVVFQPHTLAALANP; encoded by the coding sequence ATGTTCCAGGTGGGGGAAGTTTCACGGCGGCTGGGCCTTAATCCACAAACGCTGTATTTCTATGAACGGATTGGGTTAATCCCCAGCCCCCAGCGTACTCCTGCTGGTTATCGGCTATATAGTCAGGCCGATCTGGAGCGGTTGGCCTTTATTGCCCATACCAAGGCTTTGGGGCTTAGTCTGGATGACATTAAAGAACTGCTGATGTTGCAAGCGGGGCAGCAACTTTCCTGCCGGGATGTGCACGATCGCCTTCTGAAGAAAGTGCAGCACATTGACGACACGATCGCCAAACTGCAAACCCTCCGGGAAAAGTTAATCCCCCTGCTCGAACAGTGTCAGCAAGGTTTCGAGAAAGATCAAACGGGAGCACAATGCGTGGTGTTTCAACCGCATACACTAGCAGCCCTAGCCAACCCATAA
- a CDS encoding SpoIIE family protein phosphatase, with translation MDSGTQPRITTGAKLPLMVVDDEPDNLALLYRTFRREFEVFRADSAYAALELLEQQGEMAVIISDQRMPGMNGTEFLSRTVDRYPDTIRIVLTGYTDVEDLVEAINSGKVFKYITKPWDTSELRMVVHQAADTYRAIKQRTAELRRALRHESLLNAITSAIRESLNYQNMLQTIVNTIGQVFEVEAGYLWSVENDRPVANPFIYQSPAVLAATAAHDNAQLPSLLNDHISLKPLLEAAIAERKLQLAQNSPTRSHLVIPLISQQTCLAVLALCQPQTIASWPHEDLQLIQSIAVQAALAISQAKLYQQTQEQAEQMRHELAVARQIQSNLLRQSWPNFEGLNLQACCQPAREVGGDFFEVFVHPQGDIWLAVGDVSGKGVPAALFMASAISILRRELSQETATDPATVMQNLNSFLLDDLVSNNCFITMVLARYTPANHCLVYANAGHIYPMLWSNHQVLSYRNNGATSPAPEPEFLKERGVPLGILPVWRAAAGTRSLRSGDVFLLASDGITEAQVLAPGETSTTKTGCMLQQSGLWQLLLRQPVPLDLKRLLAQMQAYNVTQEDDQTLLALEVL, from the coding sequence ATGGATTCAGGGACTCAGCCAAGGATAACCACTGGTGCTAAGTTGCCGCTCATGGTGGTGGATGACGAGCCGGACAACTTGGCATTGCTGTATCGAACCTTCCGGCGGGAGTTTGAAGTTTTCCGGGCGGATTCGGCCTATGCAGCGTTGGAACTGCTGGAGCAGCAGGGCGAGATGGCAGTGATCATTTCTGACCAGCGGATGCCGGGTATGAATGGGACTGAGTTCCTCAGCCGCACCGTCGATCGCTACCCTGATACCATTCGCATCGTCCTTACGGGGTATACCGATGTTGAAGACTTGGTTGAAGCCATCAACTCTGGTAAGGTGTTCAAATACATCACCAAGCCCTGGGACACCAGCGAACTGAGAATGGTGGTTCACCAGGCTGCCGACACCTATCGGGCCATTAAACAACGGACTGCTGAGTTACGTCGTGCCCTGCGCCACGAGTCCCTGTTGAATGCGATTACCAGTGCCATTCGGGAATCCTTAAACTATCAAAATATGCTGCAAACGATCGTGAATACGATCGGCCAAGTGTTTGAAGTAGAAGCGGGCTATCTCTGGTCAGTGGAAAACGATCGCCCGGTTGCCAATCCTTTTATTTATCAATCTCCCGCCGTTTTAGCAGCGACGGCAGCGCACGATAATGCCCAACTCCCCTCTCTTCTGAACGATCACATTAGCCTTAAACCCTTACTGGAGGCGGCGATCGCGGAGCGTAAGCTGCAACTGGCCCAGAATAGCCCCACCCGTAGCCATTTGGTGATCCCCCTCATCTCCCAGCAAACCTGTTTAGCGGTTCTTGCCCTTTGCCAACCGCAGACGATCGCCAGTTGGCCGCACGAAGATCTCCAGTTAATCCAGAGCATTGCCGTGCAGGCGGCGCTGGCCATTTCCCAAGCTAAGCTCTATCAGCAAACCCAGGAACAGGCTGAGCAGATGCGGCATGAGCTGGCTGTTGCCCGCCAGATTCAAAGTAATCTGCTGCGCCAGAGCTGGCCCAATTTTGAGGGATTAAACCTCCAAGCCTGTTGTCAACCGGCTCGTGAGGTGGGGGGGGATTTCTTCGAGGTGTTTGTCCATCCCCAGGGGGATATCTGGCTAGCGGTGGGGGATGTTTCCGGCAAAGGGGTACCCGCGGCCCTGTTTATGGCCAGTGCGATTTCCATTCTGCGGCGAGAGTTATCCCAAGAGACGGCCACCGACCCCGCCACGGTTATGCAAAATCTGAATAGCTTTTTGCTGGATGATCTGGTGAGTAATAATTGTTTTATTACAATGGTTCTAGCCCGCTATACCCCCGCTAATCACTGCTTGGTTTATGCCAACGCCGGTCATATTTACCCCATGCTGTGGTCCAATCATCAAGTGCTGTCCTATCGCAACAATGGGGCGACCTCACCGGCTCCGGAACCCGAATTCCTGAAGGAACGGGGTGTGCCGCTGGGGATTTTGCCTGTCTGGCGGGCAGCGGCAGGCACGCGATCGCTCAGGTCTGGCGATGTGTTTCTCTTAGCCAGTGACGGCATCACCGAAGCGCAAGTGCTTGCCCCAGGAGAAACGTCAACAACCAAGACGGGGTGTATGCTACAACAGTCGGGATTATGGCAACTACTCCTGCGGCAACCGGTGCCGCTGGATCTCAAACGATTGTTGGCCCAAATGCAAGCGTACAACGTGACGCAGGAAGACGACCAAACCCTACTGGCGCTGGAGGTGCTGTAG
- a CDS encoding ATP-binding protein, giving the protein MKSELHVPSDLKFLEIVEHWLLGCLAMEFGDNVEWPHKSSRLRLALVEAYANVVRHAHKDQPQLPILFRLEVRDREIDLEVWDYGKGYDLGTYQPPQPEECQEGGYGWLIMTRLMDRVEYCLQIDGRNCLKLMTTVPEMSASVEDKQTVG; this is encoded by the coding sequence ATGAAAAGTGAACTGCACGTCCCCAGTGATCTGAAATTTCTAGAAATTGTCGAGCATTGGTTGTTGGGCTGTTTAGCGATGGAATTTGGGGATAACGTGGAGTGGCCCCACAAATCTAGTCGCTTGCGCCTAGCTCTGGTGGAAGCCTACGCCAATGTGGTACGCCATGCTCATAAGGATCAGCCCCAACTGCCAATTCTCTTCCGTCTAGAGGTGCGCGATCGCGAAATTGATCTGGAGGTTTGGGATTATGGCAAAGGGTACGATTTGGGAACCTATCAGCCGCCCCAACCAGAGGAATGTCAAGAGGGCGGGTATGGCTGGCTGATTATGACTCGCCTGATGGATCGGGTCGAGTATTGCTTACAAATTGATGGTCGCAATTGTCTGAAGTTGATGACTACGGTACCGGAAATGTCGGCGTCCGTCGAGGACAAACAGACTGTGGGATAG
- a CDS encoding thioredoxin family protein, with translation MAVHQIEILGTGCKKCQQLEANTRTAIANRHLEAEVAHITDTMEIVKRGVMKTPALVVDGKVLSQGKVLDPQEIEPLLPA, from the coding sequence ATGGCTGTACATCAGATTGAAATTCTAGGAACGGGTTGCAAGAAATGTCAGCAGTTGGAGGCGAATACTAGGACCGCGATCGCGAATCGCCACCTGGAAGCCGAAGTTGCCCATATTACCGACACGATGGAGATTGTCAAACGCGGTGTCATGAAAACGCCTGCACTGGTGGTCGATGGCAAAGTGCTGAGCCAGGGCAAGGTGCTCGATCCCCAGGAGATTGAACCGCTACTCCCTGCTTAG
- a CDS encoding cysteine desulfurase family protein, translated as MVIQPMSRPIYLDAHATTPVDDRVLEAMLPYFREHFGNPSSAGHLYGWEAAAAVQQARVTLADAIAASPEEILFTSGATEANNLAIKGVAEAYYQQGRHLITVQTEHQAVLGPMRYLAGLGFEVTELPVQTDGRLDLADLEQAIRPDTILVSVMAANNEIGVLQPLAAIGALCRQHQVLFHTDAAQAIGKIPLDVQAMQIDLMSLTAHKVYGPKGIGALYVRRRNPRVQIIPQLQGGGQERGLRSGTLATPQIVGFAKAVALALADLEAESARILALRNRLAQQLGVPGYTDAPQPGIWLNGHPHQRLAGNLNISVEGVEASALLLGLQPVVALSTGSACTTAKATPSHVLQALGRSPDLIAASLRFGIGRFNTEAEIDRVAAHTLTTIATLRQSRRDYVGSTHQLLESVKQSG; from the coding sequence ATGGTGATTCAACCAATGTCCCGCCCCATTTACCTGGACGCCCACGCCACCACTCCCGTTGACGATCGCGTCCTAGAGGCCATGCTGCCCTACTTCCGAGAGCACTTTGGTAACCCCTCTAGCGCTGGTCATCTCTACGGTTGGGAAGCGGCAGCGGCGGTCCAACAGGCCCGTGTGACCCTGGCCGACGCGATCGCCGCCAGCCCCGAAGAAATCCTCTTCACCAGTGGCGCAACGGAAGCCAATAACCTGGCCATTAAGGGGGTTGCCGAAGCCTACTACCAACAAGGTCGCCATCTGATCACGGTCCAAACTGAGCATCAGGCAGTGCTGGGTCCCATGCGTTACTTGGCAGGTCTGGGCTTTGAGGTGACTGAACTCCCGGTCCAGACCGATGGCCGGCTGGATCTGGCTGACCTGGAACAGGCGATTCGCCCCGATACCATTCTGGTGTCGGTGATGGCAGCGAATAATGAAATTGGGGTATTGCAGCCCCTAGCGGCGATCGGTGCCCTGTGTCGGCAACACCAGGTTCTCTTCCACACGGATGCTGCCCAGGCGATCGGCAAAATTCCCCTCGATGTCCAAGCCATGCAGATTGACCTTATGTCCCTGACCGCCCACAAGGTCTACGGTCCCAAGGGGATTGGGGCGCTCTACGTGCGACGGCGAAACCCCAGAGTGCAGATCATTCCCCAGCTACAGGGTGGGGGACAAGAGCGGGGGTTGCGATCAGGGACCTTAGCCACACCCCAGATCGTCGGCTTTGCCAAAGCGGTAGCACTGGCACTCGCGGATTTAGAGGCCGAATCGGCCCGGATCCTGGCCCTACGCAATCGCCTGGCCCAGCAATTAGGTGTCCCTGGTTACACGGACGCCCCCCAACCGGGAATCTGGCTGAATGGCCATCCCCACCAGCGCCTCGCCGGTAATTTAAATATCAGTGTTGAGGGGGTTGAGGCGTCTGCTTTGCTCTTGGGCTTACAACCGGTGGTGGCCCTCTCGACGGGGTCGGCGTGTACCACTGCTAAAGCCACCCCTTCCCATGTGTTGCAGGCATTGGGGCGATCGCCCGACTTAATCGCCGCCTCACTCCGATTTGGCATTGGCCGCTTTAATACCGAAGCAGAAATCGATCGCGTTGCTGCCCACACCTTAACCACGATCGCAACCCTACGGCAATCCCGCCGGGACTATGTTGGCTCGACCCACCAATTGCTGGAATCGGTTAAACAGTCAGGTTAG
- a CDS encoding permease: MHFWKSEWKPLLWIVIGFLLCFYLPVEFIQNSERLRNAFFESLYLVRWYAQEHVLLCLIPAFFIAGAIAVFISQDAVMKYLGAKANKVLAYGVASVSGTILAVCSCTVLPLFAGIYRMGAGLGPATAFLYSGPAINVLAIIMTARVLGLQLGIARAVGAIAFSIIIGLLMAFIFRKEELEKIEAQADFPEPEVTRPLWQNALFFAVMVGILVFANWAKPAEMVGTWAAIYAAKWWITGGLAIALAAILIAWLGLNTGKVVLVATVTTVLALRFSQQPMVAFGAGVIGLSWLTSTDKDEAGEWFASSWDFAKQILPLLLLGVIVAGALLGRPGQEALIPAAWVTRAVGGNSLLSNFAAAFAGAFMYFATLTEVPILQGLIGSGMGQGPALALLLAGPALSLPNMLVIRSIMGTNKTVVFVSLVVVMATISGMLYGAFFS, from the coding sequence ATGCATTTTTGGAAATCGGAGTGGAAACCTCTATTGTGGATTGTCATCGGTTTCCTGCTATGTTTTTATCTCCCCGTCGAGTTCATCCAAAATTCAGAACGGCTAAGAAACGCTTTTTTTGAATCGCTGTATCTGGTGCGGTGGTACGCTCAGGAACACGTTCTGCTGTGTCTGATTCCGGCTTTTTTTATTGCCGGTGCGATCGCGGTTTTCATTTCCCAGGATGCGGTGATGAAATACCTGGGAGCTAAGGCTAATAAGGTACTGGCCTATGGCGTGGCCTCTGTTTCAGGAACCATTCTTGCCGTCTGTTCTTGCACCGTTCTCCCGCTATTTGCCGGGATCTATCGCATGGGGGCAGGTTTGGGTCCCGCGACAGCGTTTCTCTATTCAGGTCCTGCGATTAATGTGTTGGCGATTATCATGACAGCCCGTGTTCTCGGCTTGCAGTTGGGGATTGCCAGAGCGGTAGGCGCGATCGCCTTCAGCATCATTATTGGGTTGTTAATGGCCTTTATTTTTCGCAAAGAAGAACTGGAAAAAATCGAAGCTCAAGCCGATTTTCCAGAACCAGAAGTCACCCGTCCCCTATGGCAAAATGCTCTCTTTTTTGCTGTGATGGTGGGGATTCTGGTGTTTGCAAACTGGGCAAAACCCGCTGAAATGGTTGGCACTTGGGCAGCGATTTATGCTGCAAAATGGTGGATCACAGGGGGGTTGGCGATCGCCCTAGCGGCCATTCTCATCGCCTGGCTAGGGTTAAATACCGGCAAAGTCGTCCTGGTTGCGACTGTCACTACTGTTCTTGCCCTGCGGTTTTCCCAACAGCCGATGGTGGCCTTTGGCGCGGGTGTCATTGGGTTGTCCTGGTTAACCAGTACCGATAAAGATGAAGCCGGAGAATGGTTTGCATCCTCCTGGGACTTTGCCAAGCAAATTCTGCCCCTGTTGCTGTTGGGCGTGATCGTGGCGGGGGCTTTGCTCGGTCGTCCGGGACAGGAAGCGCTGATCCCAGCGGCGTGGGTGACCCGGGCAGTCGGCGGCAATTCCTTGCTCTCCAACTTTGCCGCAGCATTCGCGGGCGCATTTATGTACTTTGCAACGCTGACGGAAGTTCCCATTCTGCAAGGCTTGATCGGTAGTGGGATGGGGCAGGGACCTGCTTTAGCCCTGTTGCTAGCAGGACCGGCGCTGTCATTGCCGAATATGCTGGTCATTCGCAGCATTATGGGGACAAATAAGACTGTGGTGTTTGTGTCACTGGTGGTGGTGATGGCGACTATTTCGGGGATGCTCTATGGAGCATTTTTCTCGTAG
- a CDS encoding dihydroorotase, which produces MSSVLLQQVRLIDPIAPQVSRASAHTDRVTDVLITDNYLTQIGDGLTAGPEIPRQNGQGLILGPGLVDLYSHSGEPGFESRETLASLGRAAIAGGFTRLTLLPDTQPVLDHPAGWRWLQSSFSQLGLPLRLDSWGALTIAAQGEQMTEFADLIAAGVIGLADGHPLADLRLLWRILEYAQPLGKPIALWPCQPQLNYPGGVREGTDAIRLGLPRVPALAETIAIAAIVECVAATGTPVHLMRISTARGVEMIAEAKAKGLPITASTTWMHLLLSTADLEGSSGLPPYDPNLHLASPLGTPSDRQALIAAIQTGVLDAIAIDHTPYTYEEKTVAFSESPPGAIGLELALPLLWQHLVLSGLVPATTLWHCLSTAPAHCLQQSPPTLTPGCTAELTLFDPQQTWVVGAQTLASQATNTPWLGQTLTGRVVKTWAPPAN; this is translated from the coding sequence ATGTCTTCTGTATTGTTGCAACAAGTGCGACTGATTGATCCGATCGCGCCGCAGGTTTCCCGAGCGTCTGCACACACGGATCGCGTGACGGATGTCCTGATCACGGACAACTACCTCACCCAAATCGGCGATGGCCTCACGGCTGGCCCGGAGATTCCCCGCCAGAATGGTCAGGGCCTGATCCTGGGACCGGGATTAGTGGACCTGTATAGCCACAGTGGCGAACCAGGATTCGAGTCACGAGAAACGTTAGCCTCCCTGGGACGAGCGGCGATCGCGGGAGGCTTTACCCGCCTGACCCTACTACCCGATACCCAGCCCGTGCTGGATCATCCGGCTGGCTGGCGTTGGCTGCAATCTAGTTTCAGCCAGTTGGGTCTGCCCTTGCGGCTGGATAGTTGGGGTGCCTTAACGATCGCCGCCCAGGGCGAGCAAATGACCGAGTTCGCCGACTTGATCGCAGCGGGGGTGATCGGGTTAGCTGATGGCCATCCCCTAGCTGACCTCCGATTACTGTGGCGCATCCTGGAGTATGCCCAACCCTTGGGCAAACCGATCGCCCTCTGGCCCTGCCAACCCCAATTAAACTACCCAGGCGGCGTTCGGGAGGGAACGGATGCCATCCGTTTAGGGTTGCCCCGGGTGCCTGCGCTTGCGGAAACCATCGCGATCGCTGCCATTGTGGAATGCGTGGCGGCGACCGGCACGCCCGTACATCTGATGCGCATCTCCACCGCACGGGGGGTAGAAATGATTGCCGAGGCCAAGGCAAAAGGGCTACCGATCACAGCCAGTACAACCTGGATGCACCTACTCCTGAGCACAGCCGACCTGGAAGGTTCCTCCGGACTGCCGCCCTATGATCCGAACCTGCACCTGGCCTCCCCCCTGGGAACACCGAGCGATCGCCAAGCGCTAATTGCAGCGATTCAGACCGGCGTCTTAGATGCGATCGCCATTGATCATACCCCCTACACCTACGAAGAAAAGACCGTGGCCTTTAGTGAATCGCCCCCCGGCGCGATTGGGCTGGAATTAGCACTGCCATTACTGTGGCAGCATCTGGTCCTATCCGGTTTAGTGCCCGCTACTACCCTCTGGCATTGCCTCAGTACGGCTCCCGCCCACTGTCTCCAGCAATCCCCCCCGACGCTGACCCCTGGTTGTACCGCAGAATTAACCCTGTTTGACCCCCAACAAACTTGGGTTGTGGGTGCCCAAACCTTAGCCTCTCAAGCCACCAATACCCCTTGGCTAGGGCAAACCCTCACCGGTCGAGTGGTCAAAACCTGGGCACCGCCGGCGAATTAG